The following are from one region of the Corylus avellana chromosome ca1, CavTom2PMs-1.0 genome:
- the LOC132167860 gene encoding uncharacterized protein LOC132167860 isoform X1, which produces MAMAAVARPPSIALLTRQRLRPRWVFTPLASSSSFSSSSPSSSAPPRKLVLYSKPGCCLCDGLKEKLQAAFLVSAPDSLHDVDLQIRDITSNPEWERAYQYEIPVLAKVLSDGTEEILPRLSPRLGVELIQKKIAAALKE; this is translated from the exons ATGGCCATGGCAGCAGTGGCAAGACCACCCTCAATTGCGTTGCTAACAAGACAAAGGCTCAGACCCAGGTGGGTCTTCACCCCTCTGGCTTCTTCTTCATCCTTTTCATCTTCGTCTCCTTCTTCCTCTGCTCCTCCTAGAAAGCTCGTTCTCTACTCTAAGCCCGGTTGCTGTTTGTGTGATGGCCTCAAAGAAAAACTCCAGGCTGCATTCTTAGTTTCTGCCCCTGATTCCCTCCACGACGTTGATTTGCAG ATAAGGGATATCACCAGCAATCCTGAGTGGGAAAGGGCTTATCAGTATGAGATACCCGTATTGGCTAAAGTACTCTCTGATGGCACTGag GAAATCCTACCTAGATTATCTCCACGTCTTGGAGTGGAACTCATCCAAAAGAAGATAGCAGCTGCTTTGAAAGAATAA
- the LOC132167860 gene encoding uncharacterized protein LOC132167860 isoform X2 has protein sequence MAMAAVARPPSIALLTRQRLRPRWVFTPLASSSSFSSSSPSSSAPPRKLVLYSKPGCCLCDGLKEKLQAAFLVSAPDSLHDVDLQIRDITSNPEWERAYQYEIPVLAKVLSDGTE, from the exons ATGGCCATGGCAGCAGTGGCAAGACCACCCTCAATTGCGTTGCTAACAAGACAAAGGCTCAGACCCAGGTGGGTCTTCACCCCTCTGGCTTCTTCTTCATCCTTTTCATCTTCGTCTCCTTCTTCCTCTGCTCCTCCTAGAAAGCTCGTTCTCTACTCTAAGCCCGGTTGCTGTTTGTGTGATGGCCTCAAAGAAAAACTCCAGGCTGCATTCTTAGTTTCTGCCCCTGATTCCCTCCACGACGTTGATTTGCAG ATAAGGGATATCACCAGCAATCCTGAGTGGGAAAGGGCTTATCAGTATGAGATACCCGTATTGGCTAAAGTACTCTCTGATGGCACTGag TGA
- the LOC132187496 gene encoding transmembrane emp24 domain-containing protein p24delta3-like — translation MAQNLIARARVAVLFSVLLCLASHLVPIAEAIWLTVPSSGTKCMSEDIQTNVVVLADYHVVDEAAQPHHTPTISVKVTSPYGNNLHHQENVTHGQFAFTTTESGNYLACFWLDGQHEGGAETTLSLDWKTGIAARDWDSVARKEKIDGVELELRKLEGAVEAIRENLIYLKNREADMREVSESTNGKVAWLSIMSLGVCILVSVLQLWHLKRYFQKKKLI, via the exons ATGGCGCAGAACTTAATCGCACGCGCCCGAGTAGCCGTTTTGTTCTCGGTGCTTCTATGCTTAGCGAGTCACCTCGTACCTATAGCAGAAGCGATATGGCTAACCGTTCCGAGCTCGGGTACGAAGTGCATGTCGGAGGATATACAGACCAACGTCGTCGTTCTGGCCGATTACCATGTGGTCGACGAGGCTGCTCAGCCCCATCACACTCCCACTATCTCTGTTAAG gTAACATCTCCTTATGGCAACAATCTTCACCACCAAGAAAATGTGACCCATGGGCAGTTTGCGTTTACAACCACCGAGTCTGGGAACTACTTGGCTTGTTTCTGGCTAGATGGCCAACATGAAGGAGGTGCAGAGACAACCCTCAGCCTTGACTGGAAAACTGGAATTGCTGCTCGGGATTGGGATTCAGTTGCaaggaaagagaaaatagaT GGTGTTGAACTTGAGTTGCGAAAACTTGAGGGAGCTGTAGAAGCCATCCGTGAGAATCTCATTTATCTCAAGAACAG GGAAGCAGATATGAGGGAAGTCAGTGAATCAACCAATGGTAAAGTGGCATGGCTAAGTATCATGTCCCTTGGAGTCTGCATTCTAGTTTCAGTTTTGCAGTTGTGGCACCTGAAGCGCTACTTTCAAAAGAAGAAGCTTATATAG
- the LOC132168997 gene encoding uncharacterized protein LOC132168997, whose translation MHNADHSLLSLSLTTLVLFLLVSAQEDHQQDTPIARFQRYLRINTAHPNPDYSPAISFLKLQAQSIQLQARAIEFTPGKPVLLLTWPGSNPSLPSILLNSHLDSVPAEPSKWVHPPFSAVRSPDGKIFARGAQDDKCIAVQYLEAIRNLKAKNFVPIRTVHVSYVPDEEIGGVDGAAKFVASKVFEELRVGFALDEGQASPGDEFRVFYADRSPWSLVIKAEGTPGHGSRMYDNTAMENLMKSVEVISRFRGSRFDVVKAGVATNSEVISINPVYVKAGIPSPNVSGYNLCSSSLKIHLLIINGDEC comes from the exons ATGCACAACGCGGACCACTCCctactctcactctcactcacaaCCCTCGTACTCTTCCTTCTCGTCTCAGCCCAAGAAGACCATCAACAAGACACGCCCATCGCTCGCTTCCAACGCTACCTCCGAATCAACACCGCCCACCCCAACCCGGACTACTCCCCCGCCATTTCCTTCCTCAAATTACAAGCCCAATCCATCCAACTCCAAGCCCGAGCAATCGAGTTCACCCCAGGCAAGCCCGTACTCCTCCTCACCTGGCCCGGCTCCAACCCCTCCCTCCCTTCCATCCTCCTCAACTCCCACCTCGACTCCGTCCCCGCCGAGCCCTCCAAATGGGTTCACCCGCCCTTCTCCGCCGTCCGATCCCCTGATGGCAAGATCTTCGCCCGCGGGGCCCAGGACGACAAGTGTATCGCCGTCCAGTACCTCGAGGCCATCCGGAACCTCAAGGCTAAGAACTTCGTGCCCATCCGCACCGTCCACGTGTCCTACGTGCCCGACGAGGAGATCGGCGGGGTCGACGGGGCCGCCAAGTTCGTCGCCTCGAAGGTGTTCGAGGAATTGCGCGTCGGGTTCGCGTTGGACGAGGGGCAGGCCTCCCCTGGCGACGAGTTCAGAGTTTTCTACGCCGATAGGTCTCCATGGAGCCTGGTGATCAAAGCCGAGGGCACGCCTGGGCACGGGTCGAGAATGTACGATAATACCGCGATGGAGAACTTGATGAAGAGCGTTGAGGTTATCTCTAGGTTTAGGGGCAGTCGGTTCGATGTGGTTAAGGCTGGGGTAGCGACCAATTCGGAAGTTATTTCCATTAATCCTGTTTATGTAAAAGCTGGGATTCCTTCCCCCAATGTAAGTGGATATAACCTGTGTAGCTCAAGCCTCAAA ATTCATCTGCTGATTATCAACGGTGATGAGTGTTGA
- the LOC132185770 gene encoding uncharacterized protein LOC132185770: MFILTNFRLSYLSLFPYNSSTSQLSTLPPLGSAMLNADHSLLSLSLTLTTLALFLLVSAQEDHQQDTPIARFQRYLRINTAHPNPDYSPAISFLKLQAQSIQLQARAIEFTPGKPVLLLTWPGSNPSLPSILLNSHLDSVPAEPSKWVHPPFSAVRSPDGKIFARGAQDDKCIAVQYLEAIRNLKAKNFVPIRTVHVSYVPDEEIGGVDGAAKFVASKVFEELRVGFALDEGQASPGDEFRVFYADRSPWSLVIKAEGTPGHGSRMYDNTAMENLMKSVEVISRFRGSRFDVVKAGVATNSEVISINPVYVKAGIPSPNGFVMNVQPSEAEAGFDVRLTPTANPDLMRRIIAEEWAPAWRNMTYKITEKGPLRDYMGRPLVTPTNDSNPWWSVFKQAITAVGGKLAKPEILASTTDARYIRQLGIPALGFSPMTNTPILLHDHNEFLKDGVYLKGIEVYESIISSLSSFEEALH; encoded by the exons ATGTTCATCCTCACCAACTTCCGATTATCATATCTCTCGCTCTTCCCGTACAATAGCTCAACTTCTCAACTCTCAACTCTCCCTCCACTCGGCTCAGCCATGCTCAACGCGGACCACTCCctactctcactctcactcacacTCACAACCCTCGCACTCTTCCTTCTCGTCTCAGCCCAAGAAGACCATCAACAAGACACGCCCATCGCTCGCTTCCAACGCTACCTCCGAATCAACACCGCCCACCCCAACCCGGACTACTCCCCCGCCATTTCCTTCCTCAAATTACAAGCCCAATCCATCCAACTCCAAGCCCGAGCCATCGAGTTCACCCCAGGCAAGCCCGTACTCCTCCTCACCTGGCCCGGCTCCAACCCCTCCCTCCCTTCCATCCTCCTCAACTCCCACCTCGACTCCGTCCCCGCCGAGCCCTCCAAATGGGTTCACCCGCCCTTCTCCGCCGTCCGATCCCCTGATGGCAAGATCTTCGCCCGCGGGGCCCAGGACGACAAGTGTATCGCCGTCCAGTACCTCGAGGCCATCCGGAACCTCAAGGCTAAGAACTTCGTGCCCATCCGCACCGTCCACGTGTCCTACGTGCCCGACGAGGAGATCGGCGGGGTCGACGGGGCCGCCAAGTTCGTCGCCTCGAAGGTGTTCGAGGAATTGCGCGTCGGGTTCGCGTTGGACGAGGGGCAGGCCTCCCCTGGCGACGAGTTCAGAGTTTTCTACGCCGATAGGTCTCCATGGAGCCTGGTGATCAAAGCCGAGGGCACGCCTGGGCACGGGTCGAGAATGTACGATAATACCGCGATGGAGAACTTGATGAAGAGCGTTGAGGTTATCTCTAGGTTTAGGGGCAGTCGGTTCGATGTGGTTAAGGCTGGGGTAGCGACCAATTCGGAAGTTATTTCCATTAATCCTGTTTATGTAAAAGCTGGGATTCCTTCCCCCAAT GGATTTGTGATGAACGTGCAGCCTTCGGAGGCTGAAGCAGGGTTCGATGTTAGATTGACACCTACAGCGAACCCAGACCTTATGAGGAGGATAATTGCTGAGGAATGGGCACCGGCCTGGAGGAACATGACTTACAAG ATCACTGAGAAAGGACCCTTAAGAGACTACATGGGGCGCCCTTTGGTGACACCAACCAATGATTCCAATCCATGGTGGTCTGTTTTCAAGCAAGCCATCACTGCAGTTGGAGGAAAACTTGCGAAGCCTGAAATCTTGGCTTCAACTACTGATGCACGATACATAAGACAGCTGGGAATTCCTGCTCTTGGTTTCTCGCCAATGACAAATACTCCCATTTTGCTGCATGATCATAATGAG TTCCTGAAAGACGGTGTATATTTGAAAGGAATAGAGGTATATGAATCCATAATCAGTTCTTTAAGTTCATTTGAGGAAGCTTTGCATTAG